A genomic window from Antedon mediterranea chromosome 4, ecAntMedi1.1, whole genome shotgun sequence includes:
- the LOC140048010 gene encoding uncharacterized protein, with amino-acid sequence MGQFKVGLATKLLLNAKTAVPTIHVVRETSHDGGQVAKECTAQRSVFIKREKARVIRELITGTEDEEEDEQEELASVCDKPLMVSRGTQTRKQIYIHIIMLMSYSRVFLRLLWN; translated from the exons ATGGGTCAATTCAAAGTTGGTCTAGCTACAAA GCTTTTACTGAATGCCAAAACAGCGGTACCAACAATACATGTTGTGAGGGAGACATCCCACGATGGTGGTCAGGTGGCCAAAGAGTGTACAGCACAGAG GTCAGTATTTATTAAAAGAGAAAAGGCGAGAGTGATCAGGGAGCTTATTACTGGAACAGAGGATGAGGAAGAGGATGAACAGGAGGAGCTGGCCAGTGTATGCGATAAGCCTCTTATGGTGTCCAGAGGCACACAGACACGAAagcaaatatatatacatataattatgttgatGAGTTATTCAAGAGTCTTCTTGAGGTTGTTATGGAACTAA